TTAATCATAAtcgtttcaaaataatttattttattctgaTTGTTGACCGTCTTCAGATAAAACGAACAACCATTTTTTCAGCAACTCCGTGACCTCCAGCAAAGCAGACAAAACAGATTATTTTGTCCTGCAAAAGAGATTTTATTGGAATATTTTAATAGAACAGTATTATCATTTTCATTAGTCGATGACAGCGAATATAATTAGTAGTCGAAGTCATCATACACTATGTTCTTATcgttatttcaaattaaattcatCTTTCTTCAACCTTTCATAATACAATATGTTAAGTGGAATTCctaagtttttagttttctttgtagTTCTCTTGTAAACTGTTTTTTATTGTCCGTTGAtcgttgtttttgttatttgacatggcatgtttatttaattttagattgatgacttcaaatattcatttcttaTTATATATCGTATTCTTTTAGTTTTTCAATAGTTGCAATGGTGTCATGAACAAGTATTGCCATTAAAACcttgtatttttcaaaagtctaatgaatgcttctttttacCATATGACAAGTAAGTTTggacaaattaaataaaaggatataattatattttctcaCCGATAATACTTTGTCCAACTGGATTATCTGTACAaagaaatttaataataaatattcaaaatgtttattaacgAGCTTGTCGTACATTGATCCCATATTTGTATTTGACCCCATGTGTCTATGTTTCCCTTAAACTACAAAGATTTCACATCTCTTCTTGTACATactattgttataattttttctttgttatacCTACTATCATCGTTGCATCGATAATCTGTTATTTGTCTCACCTCAcctattcaaattatatatacttTCAACCAAATGTTACAGTTTTTAGTCTTCAAAGTACTTTGTATTTCAATGCGGAGCTTTAAATTTCGTACGATATTCACACCATCACGAAATCATTACGTAACATATATCGGTTCTCATTAGATGTTTAATGATAATGGAAATATTCCATTGGTTAGAATGATTTATAGAATTTGAAACTTATGGCggacaagaaacaaaaatattacgTAAAATATTCCAGTATTGGTATTCATGATGCGACCCGATATCAGACCAATGAATCCTTTTGTATTTACTTGTTCACCTTGCCATATTGTGTCgcgtaaaatttattttgaaccaTTATTTGATGGAAAAATTTACATGAGTACTTATCTgacaattatttctttaaaagacATATTATTGGCCTTGATCTTCACGAATTTTGTCAGAAAATATTGTAactttgacaagtttttcaacACGTGAAGGAAGAACTTAACATcgtgttttcaaaattttaagatgaaataGCGTTTGCCAGAAGTATTTTCATTGATCATCTATACAAACGTTGGAAATAAAATggattaaataaaatgaaacgtAAAGGAATCTGATACAAATGAAAACGATGAGATCAAAATAAAGTGAAGCTAACAATTCAGAGACTGCTAATACAGAAGTCGATTGGATGTGTAAAAcaaagttaatttattttttattcggCAGCAGCAACACTTCTTATTCTCTATGTGGCAATGTTTTTCAGACATATCACgaaaaaacttttaataaataCACTGTATATTATAACGGTGTTTGTATTTGGAGTTTACATTTTACAATGAGAGAGAACGTTCTCATGCAAAATATACGACGCTACCAGTCAATTACTTTCTGTCAAAACGGAAACCTGGATAAACGTTATTTTTATCAATCCCATAGCCAGCtggttttaatatgttttactgttcaACATAAACCTAACAATACTAAAAAGTATGATACAGCGAAGCGCTCAAATGCTTTTTAGAAACTAAAAGCTGAATTGTACAAATGATGACTCGATAGTCACATAAAACTGTCGATATAtccttaaatataaaaacacataaGAACACCAAACAAACTCCTCATTAAAATGCAAGTAAATAAATTgccaaaaaattgtaaaaatgtacaTCTCATTcagcaaatatatatatgaaattttggttttcaaattttagtgaATAACAACTTTAAAACCACTATTTCTTTGTCAGAGTAAGGGTACTTTTTAAATATGTGCTAACTGTAAGTAAGTTTATTGGTGTGACACCTACAGTATTTTCAATTTGGCAGTTACACTTATTTCCTTTTCTAATACTGCTGAATAATGTGATTTCCGGTACAAGAGACATATGTATGGAGTGAGTGCCTAATGCCTATAATTCCTTCAAACCATTCTTTACTTTTCTTTACCTGTTAGAGAGGATACTTCCCTTCTGATACGTTTACTTGTGTAGCTCTTATATCCGGAGCAGAAGTCTCTAATACGCCTGCCAGCAATTGCTTCAACTTCGGCATCTGATAAAAGATGAGTGTCTGCTTTGGAGCACTGTTCTATTGGATGTTGCTGAAAGTTGTGCCTAGAAAATGTACGATGTATCTCTTCAGCACCCGAATTATTAATAAGTTGTTAGTTTGTGATTTTTGTGTCTCATTTTGCAAACCTGGAacggttttcatatttttgctacCTGGTAATAAAGTTGGTCTCTTATCTAGTTTTGATGTTTTAGTCACGAATAGCCATTTGTACACTAATTGAAGTTATCAATCTTGTAGTCAATGCTTCTGTAGTGACATATAACTCcatttatgttcattttctGTAAAGGAGCGGTTGGTAAACTTTGACAGCAACGAcaactttctattttttttaatgtcttgCATAGTTGGCCCCATCCGGATTTGGCGCAAAGTTTTTTCGTAATTACATTCGCCTTCTTACGTTTCAATTCGAGTGGTATTGATAGTTCTTAGCAAGCCGAAACACATCATATGTATCAAATAATAAGggtaatatatttgtttctgtATTAATAACCAATTTTCTGAATTTGTGATTAACTGCGGTATTTATTCGTTCTGTTATACATTGGATAAAAAATGGAAACGAGGAATATGGCAAAGAAATAACAAACAGGGAGCAGAAGGGCAAATACGGGTCTTCAACTTGGTACTTAACAATAAcgtatattatttcaaaatgcatgCTACAATAAACTCCAAAACAAACATTCATATGAAGAAAAAGTACATTTCAGGGGTTTATATAATACATATGACATACCTTATTATATTATCAAGAACCTGATCAACCATGCCAATCGTCTCAGATGTCCGCATTATATAACATTCTCCACTGTCAATGCTTTTGAACGCCTTCATActctgtaaatatttatatggtGTTTCAAAATGATTATAGTATATGATTCAAAACTGAGGTTTTATTCGGTCATTACTCCTTTCAAAAGTAAGCGCTGTAACCTggattaataataaaacattaccAATGCAATACACTATTGTTTAGTTGAATACGATAATGTAATTGGTTATTcagatttgttatttttagttttattatcaattattttgatttttttttttatcatttatcataATCCACTCTCTTATAATGTATGACAGTCAGCTGGTATTTTAGAAAGTTATACTTGTCCGCTAGTGAAggataattgataaaatttgtaCGTAGTTTCATATTTGCATCGGATTGTCATAATCTACTACTGTCCGTCTTATAGCAAAGACTTACCGTGTTAAAATCATGATAATTTGACGTTGGCATAAAATCCCGTGGTATGTTGGAAGTAATAGTGCTAACTATCATTGCATCATCTTGTCGATTCAGGGATATATCGACAACCAACCGATGGTTTTGAATAAAAACTGGAACTCTATAAATCTGCAATAGAGTTTCATAAGCTTAACAATTCATGTTGTGTTACTTTACTAAgtatcgtttgtttttgttatatttgtagttttactttttgctttctagagttgtaatattttataatcatgATTTGTTTTCCTCTGTTTACCAATCCTAACTGccatttttatatctttttttgtagtttacaaTGTCTTTCTAACATGTATAGAAGTTTGCATAAGCACGGAGAAGAAATAATGGTGATGACGGTGTTCACCTCGACGAAAGGTGGACTTGGATATAAAATAACTTTAACCTAAACGTCCGCAAGTAAACCAATGCTAAGAGAATTGGAATGTAAAATTCGAAAACTCGTATGAATGTAGTTTTGAGCTCTCTGCCTCAAAGAACACGTGACGAATTAGACTAATTAAGTATTAATTAAGAAACACTATTTTCATGACAAAtaatccatttatttttttcaaacgttCAAATCAGAAATCCCTAGGATGACTGTGATTAGAACAAAGTTATTCAAAGTCTTCCTCTGACGTACAGTCCCACGttggcaagcgttttactggcGGTAGGAaaaagaccaagtgaccatatttctattccctaGTCATCCTTGGGGAGGGGGGATTAAATATGATCTTCCCTCGAATATTATATAGATTGTACTATGTTTCGATGTATCAGATATGTTGTACTGtatataattgataaaacaatGGCTTCACCTTAACAATTGATCTCACTACCAAAAACGAATAATTTTAAACGAATATAACCTACCAAATTATACTATTTCCCGGTTTGTAAtaatatgagcaacacgacaggtgccacttgtggagcaggatttgcatTCCTTTCCGGaacacatgagatcacccccagtttttggtggggttcgttttgcttattctttagtttcctATGTTGCGTCTTTGTACTATTACTTGTTTGtaggtatttttattatttcgcCAATGCGTTGTCTGTTTATAATtcatctatgagtttgactgtcctttgaatatcttttgcccctcttttacTGAGAAATACCTTTAAGAAGTTATTTACTGAGATTAATCGTGATCAAATTGCACATTCATGTCAATATAAGTTTCCCGTTCTTACTTCTTTCGACAGTTGAAAACGATTTTGAGATAGTCGAAATTAAAAAGACCAACAACATATCTATAGATATCTAACACAAAAAACTATTAATTGTTGTCATAcctctgttgaaaaacacacatttacaaCGACAAACATGAAAAGAACTTGCTGCATTGTCTGGAAAAAAAACACGGAAACAATTTATAAGGCATGTTTAAATAGAAcgattatttctttaaaacttataaatcataaTTCATAAACCGGATGATgtaatttaatttgaattctaTAATTTACATTATCTTATAATATAGAGTAAATGATCCTTTGATGAATTATAACATATCATCACAATTTATAATTAAGGTCCGGTAACTTACACTTTTATGATTTTATCCCAATGATGTTAGTTTCTCCAGCATACGTCGATTGCAACCTCGACGCAACGTTTGTTTTTATATCCAGATAGTCACGAATATACACCTCGTATCACCGCTACAAGGACAGACTAAGACATAGAATTTGACAGCTGCAATTATTCCATTGCACAAACTGAGGTTAGTCTACTGAGTGctaagcatatttttttaatcgtGATCAAAAGTTCACATCACTAGAAGATTTCATTATCTGCAACGATAAATCAGGAAAAGGGAAAGTGCAAGGCATAGGCAGGGCAAAACTATATGCCTATATCCCCATTGTCAAGCTACAGTCTCACAATTCTCAGCAATTACTCAGTTCAACCAACTGGTTCaactgatatttatttatatttttaaaatcacacaAAATGTCtttcaataaactaaaattttgaacttgaaattaatctaaatttaaaaaaagagagaaatgtaactaatatatttataatatatgtataatgataatttgaattgttttattgataaattgattcaaattataacgtctttccacttttctatAAACCTAAGAATCATACAAATGGCGCACAGAGATCTTGTATTTCGGTGAAGGAGATTTCTGTGACCATCTCACCCATATATTTGAAGACGATATATCGAGGTCAAGACAGCAAATTAATCTTAGTTTACAACtcctgtaacatgtgtaatataACATGTTATTCAGGTCTCTGACAGGGTATTAAATGCTACATTTCCGGCTCAGAGAATATATTCCCTGAGTAGACGGCGAAATTAGAACGTCGCCTTATTTACACCCTGTCCGACACCTTCCTTACACatatttttcagactttttcCCTGAAGGTATTTCTTAAACGTTTACcatgcaatatatatatttagtatctatctatttatttatacttagtattttaagtaattgttctaaatgaaagttttttttatctgatcaaacattttattttttcattaggACTATttgttcaataacattttaagGTTTCAGGTACTGTTTGTTCGTTGTGAGTTTTTGtgtactttttgaaaaagactaatcatgctaatattgaaaatattgttaTCACAGAGCAATGAATCGCCCTTTTCtaattttgattatgcaaatgCTGCAATTAGAATTGCAAAACATTAACATGTTTCATAAGTTGTGTagatattcaaagtcaatgactGATgtacatggctaaacaatcACTATGTATATGAGATGATCCAAAGCTAATACAACTGCAAATCATATGCCACTGACTTATTACAAGTCATTCCtcttaaacaattataaacacAAACATGAACTTGTAAACCTAAGTTTCAAATCTAATTAACCATGGAGATTATGGGGCTATATAATCTCCATTGAAACGATACTTGCAAATGCCAATAGTTTCTAGGTCAATAGACCATAACTCAAGGGGCGGGACCTACCCTAAATGGTTCCCACTGAGCTGAcctaatcataaactaaaacatGTAAACTTAGTAAAACTTTTAGGGTCAATATACCATGACTAATAAGACAGCCAAATAATCTCCAGGGGGATGAGATGTGCCAAAAGGACCATCAAAAGCAtgtaatttatctaaaacatccCAAGATTGTTTACACTCTATTTTATACCactatgttcatatattttattacaatagtttaTGATAAGCTCTTTAATATTAGTACATGAACAAGTTAAGACCACTGCCAGATTAGTTGTAGAACACTCACAAGAGGCCGAGATGAAacgatatttaaatgttttgtgtaGTTAAGGTAGCCAATACACAGTAGGGACATTCAAATGTTAAGAAGAAGCCTTAAGCTTTGATATGGTTGTGATATGCTTGTTTACTATATGTCTCTCTGTTGAGCAGATGGACTTGAATGTAGAtgaatttttaagttcatttttaaGAACCTCCGTGTAGTATTTACGGCATACCACCACCACATTCTTGTCTGCTTTGTCGGCCGGTACCAACA
The nucleotide sequence above comes from Mytilus trossulus isolate FHL-02 chromosome 5, PNRI_Mtr1.1.1.hap1, whole genome shotgun sequence. Encoded proteins:
- the LOC134719508 gene encoding uncharacterized protein LOC134719508; this translates as MFVVVNVCFSTEIYRVPVFIQNHRLVVDISLNRQDDAMIVSTITSNIPRDFMPTSNYHDFNTSMKAFKSIDSGECYIMRTSETIGMVDQVLDNIIRHNFQQHPIEQCSKADTHLLSDAEVEAIAGRRIRDFCSGYKSYTSKRIRREVSSLTDNPVGQSIIGQNNLFCLLCWRSRSC